In Asanoa sp. WMMD1127, one genomic interval encodes:
- the metH gene encoding methionine synthase yields the protein MIDVRSRTEALREALDSRIMVLDGAWGTMLQGENLTPADYRGDRFTEHTHDVTGDPDVLNLTRPDLILDVHRRYLAAGADITTTNTFTATSIGQADYGLEAYVREMNLAGARLARQAADEAGGKFVAGSVGPLNVTLSLSPKVDDPAYRAVVFDQVKAAYAEQLAALAEGGVDLFLIETIFDTLNAKAAVVAAREVAPDVPLWISLFVDQSARTLSGQTVEAFWNAVAHARPLVVGVNCSLGAHQLRPYVAELARVADTYVSIHPNAGLPNAFGGYDETPEVTAGALGEFAGAGLVNLVGGCCGTTPAHIAQIAAAVRGVDRRAIATPAKRSRFSGLEPFEIGPDTGFVVIGERTNVTGSAKFRRLIEAGDHQGAVEVALDQVRGGANLLDVNMDADLLDGAKAMTTFLNLIATEPEVARIPIMVDSSRWEVLEAGLKCVQGKGVVNSISLKEGEAEFLAHARRIRDYGAGVVVMAFDEQGQADTVARKVEICARAYDLLTQEVGFPAEDIVFDPNVLAVATGIEEHNDYAKNFIEALPLIKERCPGVHTSGGISNLSFSFRGNDVVREAMHSAFLFHAVKAGLDMGIVNAGQLAVYQDIPADLLELVEDVIFNRRPDATDRLVSFAATVTGSGTKRVVDLSWREASVEDRLAHALVHGIVDFIEVDTEEARRQAARSLDVIEGPLMGGMKVVGDLFGAGKMFLPQVVKSARAMKRAVAYLEPYLQAEKVAVAEAGDGDDSAGKGRGTVVMATVKGDVHDIGKNIVGVVLGCNNYDVIDLGVMVPAATILDTAEAVGADVVGLSGLITPSLDEMVSVAAEMERRGLKLPLLVGGATTSRQHTAVRIAPAYTGTTVHVQDASRVAGVLTGLLDQDRVEEFDTANRAEQQRLRDQHAEREKRPLVPLATARANREVVAFDELPVPAFTGVREVTPDIRTLRDMIDWRFFFIAWELKGSYPAILDEPVARELYDEAQALLDRIEAGELLQARGVYGFWPAHSEGDDVVLDEGPRFPMLRQQRQDSKPARCLADYVAPAGDHVGAFAVSIHGAEELAAEYEAQQDDYHAIMVKAVADRLAEAFAEWVHLKARREWYEPDADPDLDDLHHERFRGIRPAFGYPASPDHSQKRPLFDLLDAGRAGMRLTENFAMTPAASVSAMLFASPAARYFAVGRIGEDQVREYAQRQGIPVADAERLLRPNLGYEPKEG from the coding sequence ATGATCGATGTGCGGAGCCGGACGGAGGCCCTCAGGGAAGCCCTCGACAGCCGGATCATGGTGCTCGACGGCGCCTGGGGCACGATGCTGCAGGGCGAGAACCTGACGCCGGCCGACTACCGCGGCGACCGGTTCACCGAGCACACCCACGACGTCACGGGCGACCCCGACGTGCTCAACCTGACCCGGCCGGACCTGATCCTCGACGTGCACCGTCGCTATCTGGCGGCGGGCGCCGACATCACCACCACCAACACGTTCACGGCGACCAGCATCGGCCAGGCCGACTACGGTCTCGAGGCGTACGTGCGGGAGATGAACCTGGCCGGTGCCCGGCTGGCCCGACAGGCGGCCGACGAGGCCGGCGGCAAGTTCGTCGCGGGTTCGGTCGGCCCGCTCAACGTGACGCTCTCGCTGTCGCCGAAGGTCGACGACCCCGCCTACCGGGCCGTGGTCTTCGACCAGGTCAAGGCCGCCTACGCCGAGCAGCTCGCGGCCCTCGCCGAGGGCGGCGTCGACCTGTTCCTGATCGAGACGATCTTCGACACGCTCAACGCCAAGGCGGCCGTCGTCGCGGCCCGCGAGGTGGCGCCGGACGTTCCACTGTGGATCTCGCTGTTCGTCGACCAGAGTGCGCGGACGCTGTCCGGCCAGACGGTCGAGGCGTTCTGGAACGCGGTGGCGCACGCGCGGCCGCTGGTCGTCGGCGTCAACTGCTCGCTCGGCGCGCACCAGCTGCGCCCCTACGTGGCCGAGCTGGCGCGGGTCGCCGACACCTACGTCAGCATCCACCCCAACGCCGGCCTGCCCAACGCGTTCGGCGGCTACGACGAGACGCCCGAGGTGACCGCCGGCGCGCTCGGTGAGTTCGCCGGCGCCGGCCTGGTCAACCTCGTCGGCGGTTGCTGCGGCACCACGCCGGCGCACATCGCGCAGATCGCCGCGGCCGTCCGGGGCGTCGATCGGCGTGCGATCGCGACCCCCGCGAAGCGCAGCCGGTTCAGCGGCCTGGAGCCGTTCGAGATCGGGCCCGACACCGGCTTCGTGGTCATCGGCGAGCGCACCAACGTGACCGGGTCGGCCAAGTTCCGCCGGCTGATCGAGGCCGGCGACCACCAGGGCGCCGTCGAGGTCGCGCTCGACCAGGTGCGCGGCGGCGCCAACCTGCTCGACGTCAACATGGACGCCGACCTGCTCGACGGCGCCAAGGCGATGACCACCTTCCTCAACCTGATCGCCACCGAGCCCGAGGTCGCCCGCATCCCGATCATGGTCGACAGCTCGCGCTGGGAGGTGCTGGAGGCCGGCCTCAAGTGCGTCCAGGGCAAGGGCGTCGTCAACTCGATCAGCCTCAAGGAGGGCGAGGCCGAGTTCCTCGCGCACGCCCGCCGGATCCGCGACTACGGCGCCGGCGTCGTCGTGATGGCCTTCGACGAGCAGGGCCAGGCCGACACGGTCGCGCGCAAGGTCGAGATCTGCGCCCGGGCGTACGACCTGCTCACCCAGGAGGTCGGCTTCCCGGCCGAGGACATCGTCTTCGACCCCAACGTGCTCGCCGTGGCGACGGGCATCGAGGAGCACAACGACTACGCCAAGAACTTCATCGAGGCGCTGCCCCTGATCAAGGAGCGCTGCCCCGGTGTGCACACCAGCGGCGGCATCTCCAACCTGTCGTTCTCGTTCCGCGGCAACGACGTGGTCCGCGAGGCGATGCACTCCGCGTTCCTGTTCCACGCCGTCAAGGCCGGGCTCGACATGGGCATCGTCAACGCCGGCCAGCTCGCGGTCTACCAGGACATCCCGGCCGACCTGCTGGAGCTCGTCGAGGACGTCATCTTCAACCGGCGCCCGGACGCCACCGACCGCCTGGTGTCGTTCGCCGCGACCGTGACCGGCTCCGGCACCAAGCGCGTGGTCGACCTGTCGTGGCGCGAGGCCTCGGTCGAAGACCGGCTGGCCCACGCGCTCGTGCACGGCATCGTCGACTTCATCGAGGTCGACACCGAGGAGGCCCGGCGCCAGGCGGCCCGCTCGCTCGACGTGATCGAGGGCCCGCTGATGGGCGGCATGAAGGTGGTCGGCGACCTGTTCGGCGCCGGAAAGATGTTCCTGCCGCAGGTGGTCAAGAGCGCTCGGGCGATGAAGCGGGCCGTGGCCTACCTCGAGCCCTATCTCCAGGCCGAAAAGGTGGCGGTCGCCGAGGCGGGGGACGGTGACGACTCCGCCGGCAAGGGCCGCGGCACCGTCGTCATGGCCACCGTCAAGGGCGACGTGCACGACATCGGCAAGAACATCGTCGGCGTGGTGCTCGGCTGCAACAACTACGACGTCATCGACCTCGGCGTCATGGTGCCGGCCGCGACGATCCTCGACACGGCCGAGGCGGTCGGCGCCGACGTGGTCGGCCTGTCGGGCCTGATCACGCCGTCGCTCGACGAGATGGTCTCGGTGGCCGCCGAGATGGAGCGGCGCGGCCTCAAGCTGCCGCTGCTGGTCGGCGGGGCCACCACCTCGCGCCAGCACACCGCGGTCCGGATCGCGCCGGCTTACACCGGCACCACCGTGCACGTGCAGGACGCCTCCCGGGTCGCGGGCGTGCTGACGGGGCTGCTCGACCAGGACCGGGTCGAGGAGTTCGACACCGCCAACCGCGCCGAGCAGCAGCGCCTGCGCGACCAGCACGCCGAGCGCGAGAAGCGCCCGCTGGTGCCGCTCGCCACCGCCCGGGCCAACCGCGAGGTCGTCGCGTTCGACGAGCTGCCGGTGCCGGCGTTCACCGGCGTACGCGAGGTGACGCCCGACATCCGCACCCTGCGCGACATGATCGACTGGCGGTTCTTCTTCATCGCGTGGGAGCTGAAGGGCAGCTACCCGGCGATCCTCGACGAGCCGGTCGCCCGCGAGCTCTACGACGAGGCGCAGGCCCTGCTCGACCGGATCGAGGCCGGCGAGCTGTTGCAGGCCCGCGGCGTCTACGGCTTCTGGCCCGCACACAGCGAGGGCGACGACGTCGTGCTCGACGAGGGCCCGCGCTTCCCGATGCTGCGGCAGCAGCGGCAGGACTCCAAGCCCGCGCGTTGCCTGGCCGACTACGTGGCGCCGGCCGGCGACCACGTCGGCGCGTTCGCCGTCTCCATCCACGGCGCCGAGGAGCTGGCCGCCGAATACGAGGCACAGCAGGACGACTACCACGCGATCATGGTCAAGGCGGTGGCCGACCGGCTGGCCGAGGCGTTCGCTGAATGGGTGCACCTGAAGGCCCGGCGCGAGTGGTACGAGCCCGACGCCGACCCCGACCTCGACGACCTGCACCACGAGCGGTTCCGGGGCATCCGGCCGGCGTTCGGCTACCCGGCCAGCCCCGACCACAGCCAGAAGCGCCCGCTGTTCGACCTGCTCGACGCGGGCCGGGCCGGGATGCGGCTGACCGAGAACTTCGCGATGACCCCGGCCGCCAGCGTCAGCGCGATGCTGTTCGCGAGCCCCGCCGCCCGCTACTTCGCGGTGGGCCGGATCGGCGAGGACCAGGTCCGGGAGTACGCGCAGCGGCAGGGCATCCCGGTCGCCGACGCCGAGCGGCTG
- a CDS encoding ABC transporter permease gives MSVPLAAPLAGSVDVDRRMSPRLILSRVFALCIVEIQKLSHDRSELITRAVQPALWLVIFGVTFTKLHVIPTGGVPYLDFLAPGVLAQSVLFVSIFYGIQIIWERDAGVLAKLMVTPTPRAALVTGKAFAAGVRGLAQAVVVYAIAEALGVRFTINPLKLLGVIVVVLLGAAFFCCLSVTIAGLVLSRDRMMGIGQAIMMPLFFASNALYPVSLMPGWLQLVNHVNPLSYMVEALRGLLIGTPARLPLDFGVLVVATAVGIAAASGLLARLAR, from the coding sequence ATGTCCGTGCCACTCGCCGCACCGCTGGCCGGCTCGGTTGACGTCGACCGGCGGATGAGCCCGCGGCTGATCCTGTCGCGGGTTTTCGCTCTGTGCATCGTCGAGATCCAGAAGCTCTCCCACGACCGCAGCGAGCTGATCACCCGGGCCGTGCAGCCGGCGCTCTGGCTGGTCATCTTCGGCGTCACGTTCACCAAGCTGCACGTGATCCCGACCGGCGGGGTGCCCTACCTCGACTTCCTCGCGCCGGGCGTGTTGGCCCAGTCGGTGCTGTTCGTCTCGATCTTCTACGGCATCCAGATCATCTGGGAACGCGACGCCGGGGTGCTGGCCAAGCTCATGGTCACCCCGACGCCGCGGGCGGCGCTGGTCACGGGCAAGGCGTTCGCGGCGGGCGTACGCGGGTTGGCCCAGGCGGTCGTCGTCTACGCGATCGCCGAGGCGCTCGGGGTCCGGTTCACCATCAACCCGCTCAAACTGCTCGGCGTGATCGTGGTCGTGCTGCTCGGGGCCGCGTTCTTCTGCTGCCTGTCGGTGACGATCGCGGGTCTGGTGCTGTCCCGGGACCGGATGATGGGCATCGGCCAGGCGATCATGATGCCGCTGTTCTTCGCGTCCAACGCGCTCTATCCGGTGTCGCTGATGCCGGGCTGGCTCCAGTTGGTCAACCACGTCAACCCGTTGAGCTACATGGTCGAGGCCCTGCGGGGACTGCTGATCGGCACGCCGGCCCGGCTGCCGCTCGACTTCGGCGTGCTGGTCGTCGCGACCGCCGTGGGCATCGCGGCCGCTTCCGGACTTCTCGCGCGTTTGGCGCGATAG
- a CDS encoding ATP-binding cassette domain-containing protein has translation MSEAEMTEPAVAVRGLHYQFGDTKAVDGVDLTVRRGEIFGLLGPNGAGKTTTIRAITALLPVPEKVIEVFGLDVAKRRMAVRRLIGYVPQQLSADGSLSGVENVSLFARLFDVPRRQRKAKVSESLEMMGLTEAAGRLAKTYSGGMIRRLELAQALVSSPQLLILDEPTIGLDPIARGTVWERIAAVRAETGMTVLLTTHYMEEAEQSCDRVGLMHRGRLGRLGTPRELIDELGNPDGTLEDVFRAYSGGPLEEEQKGLRDVRATRRTAGRLG, from the coding sequence ATGAGCGAGGCCGAGATGACCGAGCCGGCGGTGGCCGTACGCGGCCTGCACTATCAGTTCGGCGACACGAAGGCGGTCGACGGCGTTGACCTGACCGTGCGACGCGGGGAGATCTTCGGCCTGCTGGGGCCCAACGGCGCCGGGAAGACGACGACCATCCGGGCCATCACCGCCCTGCTGCCCGTACCCGAGAAGGTGATCGAGGTTTTCGGGCTCGACGTCGCGAAGCGGCGGATGGCGGTGCGGCGGCTGATTGGCTATGTGCCGCAACAGCTCTCCGCGGACGGGTCGCTCTCCGGCGTCGAGAACGTCTCCCTGTTCGCCCGCCTGTTCGACGTGCCGCGGCGGCAGCGCAAGGCCAAGGTCAGCGAGTCGCTCGAGATGATGGGCCTCACCGAGGCCGCGGGGCGGCTGGCCAAGACCTACTCGGGCGGCATGATCCGGCGGCTCGAGCTGGCCCAGGCCCTGGTTAGCTCGCCGCAGCTGCTGATCCTCGACGAGCCGACGATCGGCCTGGACCCGATCGCCCGCGGCACCGTCTGGGAACGGATCGCCGCCGTGCGCGCCGAGACGGGCATGACGGTGCTGCTGACGACCCACTACATGGAGGAGGCCGAGCAGTCCTGCGACCGGGTCGGCCTCATGCACCGGGGTCGCCTGGGCCGGCTCGGCACCCCGCGCGAGCTGATCGATGAGCTCGGCAACCCCGACGGAACCCTCGAGGACGTCTTCCGCGCGTACTCGGGTGGCCCGCTCGAAGAGGAACAGAAGGGACTCCGCGATGTCCGTGCCACTCGCCGCACCGCTGGCCGGCTCGGTTGA
- a CDS encoding MarR family winged helix-turn-helix transcriptional regulator, with amino-acid sequence MTDVMRSAEVVGELMSITTALRRLSRRRTAEAVATVPLPEAQRELLFVVANQPGIGIAAAAATLGLAGNSVSTLVNQLVDGGLLHREPDPSDRRAARLTLTDKARDRMAAWRAARAALIGEALDRASPADRAAIAAALPALRRLLDGVRADIAEPGRAGATDDGRRR; translated from the coding sequence ATGACCGACGTCATGCGCAGCGCGGAGGTGGTCGGCGAGTTGATGTCCATCACCACCGCGTTACGGCGTCTCTCGCGGCGCCGCACCGCCGAGGCGGTCGCCACCGTGCCGCTGCCCGAGGCCCAGCGCGAGCTGCTCTTCGTGGTCGCCAACCAGCCCGGCATCGGGATCGCGGCGGCGGCCGCGACCCTGGGGCTGGCCGGCAACTCGGTCAGCACGCTGGTCAACCAGCTCGTCGACGGCGGCCTGCTGCACCGCGAGCCGGACCCGAGCGACCGTCGGGCCGCTCGGCTCACGCTGACCGACAAGGCCCGCGACCGGATGGCGGCCTGGCGGGCGGCCCGGGCCGCGCTGATCGGCGAGGCGCTCGACCGGGCCAGCCCGGCCGACCGGGCCGCGATCGCCGCCGCGCTGCCCGCCCTCCGCCGCCTCCTCGACGGGGTGCGGGCCGACATCGCCGAACCCGGCCGGGCCGGCGCCACCGACGACGGGAGGCGGAGATGA
- a CDS encoding STAS domain-containing protein: MGVLVRISVAEAPTGGVTVVKLAGELGVDTAAQLASAIEELLDRPVNRIVIDLTLLGFCDSIGLSTFVDAHRRCAATGGYLALAAPSPFMHKLLGVVGLTRSVPTYATVASACANGEDGRLR, from the coding sequence ATGGGGGTTCTCGTGCGCATCTCAGTAGCCGAGGCGCCGACCGGCGGCGTGACGGTCGTCAAGCTCGCCGGCGAGCTCGGCGTCGACACGGCGGCCCAGCTCGCGTCCGCGATCGAGGAGCTGCTAGACCGCCCGGTCAACCGCATCGTCATCGACCTGACCTTGCTCGGGTTCTGCGACTCGATCGGCCTGTCCACCTTCGTCGACGCGCATCGCCGCTGCGCCGCCACGGGTGGCTACCTCGCGCTCGCCGCGCCCTCGCCGTTCATGCACAAGCTCCTCGGCGTCGTCGGCCTGACCCGCAGCGTGCCGACCTACGCGACGGTGGCGTCCGCCTGCGCCAACGGCGAGGACGGCCGCCTCCGTTGA
- a CDS encoding lipopolysaccharide assembly protein LapA domain-containing protein, which produces MSGSVSTKGQLPEEMRRTKIGVSWVLLVIGVILLAFLLVFVLQNLDTVRIHFLTVDFTMPLGVALLLAAIGGALIASIPFAARIFQLRRATRRDRHWYGAPR; this is translated from the coding sequence ATGAGCGGGTCCGTTTCCACCAAGGGCCAGTTGCCCGAGGAGATGCGCCGCACGAAGATCGGCGTTTCCTGGGTCCTCCTGGTGATCGGAGTGATCCTCCTCGCCTTCCTCCTGGTCTTCGTGCTGCAAAATCTCGACACCGTGCGGATCCACTTCCTGACCGTGGACTTCACGATGCCGCTCGGCGTGGCCCTGCTGCTCGCCGCCATCGGCGGAGCGCTGATCGCGTCGATCCCGTTCGCCGCCCGCATCTTCCAGCTCCGCCGGGCGACCCGCCGCGACCGCCACTGGTACGGGGCGCCGCGCTAG
- a CDS encoding organic hydroperoxide resistance protein, with protein MTKVLYTAEARVTGGRQHGHGRSSDGALEVDLRAPVELGGEGGGTNPEQLFAVGFAACFESALAGVARRAHVEAGDATVDSRVSLSPTGTGGYQLAVGLDVTLPSVADDAQAVELVRLAHQVCPYSNATRGNIEVTLTANGKPVD; from the coding sequence ATGACGAAGGTTCTTTACACGGCCGAGGCCCGCGTGACCGGCGGCCGGCAGCACGGTCACGGCCGCAGCTCCGACGGCGCGCTCGAGGTCGACCTGCGCGCGCCGGTCGAGCTGGGTGGCGAGGGTGGTGGCACCAACCCCGAGCAGCTGTTCGCGGTCGGCTTCGCCGCCTGCTTCGAGTCAGCCCTGGCCGGGGTGGCCCGCCGGGCCCACGTGGAGGCCGGCGACGCGACCGTCGACAGCCGGGTGAGCCTGTCGCCGACCGGCACCGGCGGCTACCAGCTCGCGGTCGGGCTCGACGTGACCCTCCCCTCGGTCGCCGACGACGCCCAGGCCGTCGAGCTGGTGCGGCTGGCCCACCAGGTCTGCCCGTACTCGAACGCCACCCGGGGCAACATCGAGGTCACGCTGACGGCCAACGGCAAGCCCGTGGACTGA
- a CDS encoding carbonic anhydrase, which translates to MSAIDHLLHANETYAERFPGPRPQRPKLRLAVVACMDSRLDLFGALGLQIGDAHLIRNAGGLPTPDVLRSLAVSQHYLGTREVMVIHHTDCGMEGFDDDAFRERLTAETGVAPEWDVPGFADIRLTVRKSLATVRGCPWLPHRGDVRGFVFDVKTARLDEVASD; encoded by the coding sequence GTGTCCGCGATCGACCACCTGCTGCATGCCAACGAGACCTATGCCGAGCGGTTCCCGGGGCCTCGCCCCCAACGACCCAAGCTCCGCCTGGCCGTGGTGGCCTGCATGGACTCGCGGCTCGACCTGTTCGGCGCGCTCGGCCTGCAGATCGGTGACGCCCACCTGATCCGCAACGCCGGCGGGCTGCCGACCCCCGACGTGCTGCGGTCGCTCGCCGTCAGCCAGCACTACCTCGGCACCCGCGAGGTGATGGTGATCCACCACACCGACTGCGGGATGGAAGGCTTCGACGACGACGCGTTCCGCGAGCGGCTGACCGCCGAGACCGGGGTCGCGCCGGAGTGGGACGTGCCCGGGTTCGCCGACATCCGGCTGACGGTCCGCAAGTCGCTCGCCACGGTGCGGGGTTGCCCGTGGCTGCCGCACCGGGGCGACGTGCGCGGCTTCGTCTTCGACGTCAAGACGGCCCGCCTCGACGAGGTCGCGTCCGACTAA
- a CDS encoding LLM class flavin-dependent oxidoreductase — protein sequence MRIGVLLLPTDPWPESVAMARRLEELGYDHLWTYDHLSWRRYRDRPWHAAIPWLTGIAAATSRIRLGTMVSSPNFRHPVTLAKEAMTLDHVSDGRLTLGIGAGGIGFDATVLGGTVLTPGERARRLDEFVGTVDTLLRSPSTSHAGEFYTVDEARMLPGCVQQPRLPLAVAAGGRKTLQTVIRYADAWITEGDPAAIRANAAVLDESGRAIDRILLADNGAERPLASVDAFTDVVGRYAELGFTDLVFHHPRPDDPIWTDDPAMVERIATEVLPKLR from the coding sequence GTGCGAATCGGGGTTCTGCTGCTGCCCACCGACCCGTGGCCGGAGAGCGTGGCGATGGCCCGCCGGCTCGAGGAACTCGGCTACGACCACCTCTGGACCTACGACCACCTGTCGTGGCGGCGCTACCGGGACCGCCCCTGGCACGCGGCCATCCCGTGGCTCACCGGCATCGCGGCCGCCACCTCCCGGATCCGGCTCGGCACCATGGTCTCCTCGCCCAACTTCCGGCACCCGGTGACGCTGGCCAAGGAGGCGATGACCCTCGACCACGTCAGCGACGGCCGGCTGACCCTGGGCATCGGCGCGGGCGGGATCGGCTTCGACGCGACCGTGCTGGGCGGCACGGTGCTCACACCGGGCGAGCGGGCCCGCCGGCTCGACGAGTTCGTCGGCACGGTCGACACCCTCCTGCGCTCGCCCTCGACGTCGCACGCCGGCGAGTTCTACACGGTCGACGAGGCGCGGATGCTGCCCGGCTGCGTCCAACAGCCCCGGCTGCCGCTGGCCGTCGCCGCCGGTGGGCGCAAAACCCTGCAAACCGTCATCAGGTACGCGGACGCGTGGATCACCGAAGGCGACCCGGCGGCGATCCGGGCGAACGCGGCGGTCCTCGACGAGTCGGGCCGGGCGATCGACCGCATCCTGCTGGCCGACAACGGCGCCGAGCGCCCGCTGGCGAGCGTCGACGCGTTCACGGACGTCGTCGGCCGCTATGCCGAGCTCGGCTTCACCGACCTGGTCTTCCATCACCCCCGGCCGGACGACCCGATCTGGACCGACGACCCGGCGATGGTGGAGCGGATCGCCACCGAGGTGCTGCCCAAGCTCCGTTAG
- a CDS encoding GNAT family N-acetyltransferase, which translates to MRAIERVLGAERAAFYRLRLDRRGVVLTAWASDHLVGAVYVTWEPADEDVVRQHLPDVPFLHRLYVLPPLRNKGRGTALLGAAEALAEVRAAGRLAAGIDPRNVRVVGLYERLGYREWPHGLVETVQEHYAPDGEVATEPDVCRIFVKDLDPA; encoded by the coding sequence ATGCGCGCGATCGAGCGTGTCCTGGGCGCGGAGCGGGCCGCCTTCTATCGGCTCCGGCTTGACCGCAGGGGAGTCGTGCTCACCGCCTGGGCGAGCGACCATCTGGTCGGCGCGGTCTACGTCACCTGGGAGCCGGCCGACGAGGACGTGGTCCGCCAGCACCTGCCCGACGTCCCGTTCCTCCACCGTCTCTATGTGCTGCCTCCCCTGCGCAACAAGGGCCGCGGCACGGCCCTGCTCGGCGCGGCCGAAGCGCTCGCCGAGGTCCGCGCCGCCGGCCGCCTCGCCGCCGGCATCGACCCGCGCAACGTGCGGGTGGTCGGCCTCTACGAGCGGCTGGGCTACCGCGAGTGGCCGCATGGGCTGGTCGAGACCGTTCAGGAGCACTACGCGCCCGACGGGGAGGTGGCCACCGAGCCCGACGTCTGCCGGATCTTCGTGAAGGATCTCGATCCAGCCTGA
- a CDS encoding helix-turn-helix transcriptional regulator, translating into MTGGGPSAALAERLRRLRLSEWSSPVKQQQLARALGVSVPLISSWERTTDPRTPPSERLAAYARFFATQRSLDGGKPGLRTDLSPEEETRRRQLEDELLTLRDAAGALPGPRLPDRLANLPPRAGPWYFADGAPVTIVCGELPAEHRADPAYTDPDSPDYVALYNYADLDSLVELHGHVRAANPQSDVWFMPASLVTSDHLTTHLVLLGGVDFNDLTTAVLDSLGVPVRQQTRLTGDPDDEGELGFEVREGAGQSFRPVLHEENGGRILVEDVAHLCRGQNPYNALRTVTVCNGMFGRGVYGAVRTLTDKRFRDRNANHMWSRVPDAQTFSILFRVRMVMGEVVTPDWTRPENVLHEWSA; encoded by the coding sequence ATGACAGGCGGCGGCCCGTCGGCGGCGCTCGCGGAGCGCCTGCGCCGCCTCCGGCTGAGCGAGTGGTCGTCACCCGTCAAGCAGCAGCAGCTCGCCCGCGCGCTCGGCGTCAGCGTCCCGCTGATCTCATCGTGGGAGCGCACCACCGACCCGCGGACGCCACCGAGCGAACGGCTCGCCGCGTACGCCCGGTTCTTCGCCACCCAGCGGTCGCTCGACGGTGGCAAGCCGGGGCTGCGCACCGATCTGTCCCCTGAGGAGGAGACCCGGCGCCGGCAGCTCGAGGACGAGTTGCTGACCCTGCGCGACGCGGCCGGCGCCCTGCCCGGTCCACGGCTGCCCGACCGGCTCGCCAACCTGCCACCCCGGGCCGGTCCGTGGTATTTCGCCGATGGGGCGCCGGTGACTATCGTCTGCGGTGAACTCCCGGCGGAGCACCGTGCGGACCCGGCCTACACCGATCCGGACAGCCCGGACTACGTCGCTCTCTACAACTACGCCGACCTGGACTCCCTGGTCGAGCTGCACGGACACGTTCGGGCGGCGAACCCGCAGAGCGACGTCTGGTTCATGCCCGCCTCGTTGGTCACGAGTGACCACCTCACCACCCACCTGGTCCTGCTGGGAGGCGTCGACTTCAACGACCTGACCACCGCCGTACTGGACTCGTTGGGTGTGCCGGTCCGCCAACAGACCCGGCTGACCGGCGACCCGGACGACGAAGGCGAGCTGGGCTTCGAGGTCCGGGAGGGCGCCGGTCAGTCGTTCCGCCCGGTCCTGCACGAGGAGAACGGCGGCCGGATCCTGGTCGAAGACGTGGCGCATCTCTGTCGGGGGCAGAACCCGTACAACGCTTTGAGGACCGTCACCGTGTGCAACGGCATGTTCGGTCGGGGAGTCTACGGCGCGGTCCGGACGCTCACCGACAAACGCTTCCGCGACCGCAACGCGAACCACATGTGGAGTCGCGTCCCCGACGCCCAGACGTTCAGCATCCTTTTCCGGGTCCGGATGGTGATGGGCGAGGTCGTCACGCCCGACTGGACCCGCCCGGAGAACGTCCTCCACGAGTGGTCCGCGTGA
- a CDS encoding PIG-L deacetylase family protein, protein MTDVLLPPLPEDWERAMAVAAHPDDIEYGTASAIARWTAQGKTVTYLLATRGEAGIDSLAPEAAAPLREQEERAGAAEVGVDVVEFLDHRDGVVEYGNALRRDITRAIRRHKPEIILSGAFSIRMIGGMTNQADHRAVGLAALDAARDAGNRWIFPELADEGLEPWNGVRFVCFAGAERPSHGVDITGEPLQRGIASLAAHAEYTKGLGAGGPEPGPFLTWMAGMAGPALGVQHAVLFDVHALRFEGPPPWAQGTQPPVVTDI, encoded by the coding sequence GTGACTGACGTTCTGCTGCCGCCGCTACCGGAAGACTGGGAGCGGGCCATGGCCGTGGCCGCGCACCCCGACGACATCGAATACGGCACCGCCTCGGCCATCGCGCGCTGGACCGCGCAGGGCAAGACGGTGACCTACCTGCTCGCCACCCGGGGCGAGGCCGGCATCGACTCGCTCGCGCCGGAGGCCGCCGCGCCGCTGCGTGAGCAGGAGGAGCGGGCCGGCGCGGCCGAGGTCGGTGTCGACGTCGTCGAGTTCCTCGACCACCGCGACGGCGTCGTCGAATACGGCAACGCGCTGCGCCGCGACATCACCCGCGCGATCCGGCGGCACAAGCCGGAGATCATCCTGTCGGGCGCGTTCTCGATCCGGATGATCGGCGGCATGACCAACCAGGCCGACCACCGGGCCGTCGGTCTGGCCGCCCTCGACGCGGCCCGCGACGCCGGCAACCGGTGGATCTTCCCGGAGCTGGCCGACGAAGGCCTCGAGCCGTGGAACGGCGTGCGGTTCGTCTGCTTCGCGGGTGCCGAGCGGCCCAGCCACGGCGTCGACATCACCGGTGAGCCGCTCCAGCGCGGCATCGCCTCGCTGGCCGCCCACGCCGAATACACCAAGGGCCTCGGCGCCGGCGGCCCCGAACCGGGACCGTTCCTGACCTGGATGGCGGGGATGGCCGGGCCGGCGCTGGGCGTGCAGCACGCGGTGCTCTTCGACGTGCACGCGCTGCGCTTCGAGGGCCCGCCGCCGTGGGCGCAGGGCACCCAGCCACCGGTCGTCACCGATATCTGA